In Aedes albopictus strain Foshan chromosome 3, AalbF5, whole genome shotgun sequence, the following are encoded in one genomic region:
- the LOC134290525 gene encoding uncharacterized protein K02A2.6-like encodes MNRLFSPDSSVNSLQGTELTPDQEAHLSKLLDNFDSIFSEVPGKLVGPPAKVHLKPGVTPVFARARDVPLALRDRYAAEIDKKLASGFYEKVDYSEWASPTHIVMKKNGSIRITGNYKPTVNPRMIIDEHPIPKVETLFNRMKGATLFCHLDVTDAYTHLPIDDEFRHVLTLNTTTHGLIRPTRAVYGAANIPAIWQRRMESVLQGLDNVVSFYDDVIVFAKNFDELLLALTATMDRMKQNGLRLNRSKCIFATSSLECLGHRIDCQGLHKSDKHIEAIRDAPRPATPEDLQLFLGKATYYSSFIPNLSSRARSLRNMLLADPFEWTPEADRAYRDLKQVLVSPQVLMQYDPALPLILATDASKTGLGAVLSHRLSNGTERPIAYASCTMSNTEQRYPQIDKEALAIVWAVKKFFHYLYARNFTLITDHKPLTQILHPEKSLPTLCISRMANYADYLAHFDVVYKPTSQNTNADYCSRIPSKSTQSDVSCLSLHEGRNIEDEFDQFVLRQVQQLPVRAEHIARETRKDPHLGKIVKELELGRNLAQSGYKAPEAKYSLAANCLLFEHRVVIPATLREAILNDLHVAHIGVVKMKGLARSYVYWPGIDSDIEKTAKSCTECARHAPAPPKFSSHHWEYPNGPWERIHVDYAGPVAGAMLLIVVDAYSKWVEVKITNSTTAAATINLLDGLFAAYGAPVTVVSDNGPQFTAEEFKSFLQRSGVKYHKLSAPYHPATNGQAERYVQTVKKALKAMGTTNHTLQANTNEFLQQYRKSPHAETGESPAKLFLGRNIRTRLDLLRPQDASKRVGEKQRASFDSTFRSFTPGQRVYCLSGNARMDKWIPGIVAARLGDLHYEIEHED; translated from the exons ATGAACCGACTGTTCTCGCCGGATTCGTCCGTCAATTCTCTCCAAGGCACCGAACTGACTCCGGATCAAGAAGCGCACCTGTCCAAGTTACTCGACAACTTCGACAGCATCTTCAGTGAAGTTCCTGGAAAACTGGTAGGACCACCAGCGAAAGTTCATCTGAAGCCCGGAGTAACTCCTGTTTTCGCGAGGGCACGGGACGTACCTCTCGCCCTACGCGATCGTTACGCAGCGGAGATCGACAAGAAACTGGCATCTGGTTTCTACGAGAAGGTGGATTATTCTGAGTGGGCATCGCCGACCCATATCGTCATGAAGAAGAACGGAAGCATTCGGATCACCGGAAACTACAAGCCAACCGTCAACCCAAGGATGATCATCGACGAACATCCGATACCGAAGGTCGAAACGCTGTTCAACAGGATGAAGGGAGCAACGCTGTTTTGTCATCTGGACGTCACCGATGCCTACACGCACCTCCCAATCGACGATGAGTTTCGCCATGTGCTCACCCTCAACACGACGACGCATGGGCTCATTCGTCCTACGAGAGCCGTATACGGAGCTGCAAATATACCGGCTATTTGGCAGCGACGAATGGAATCCGTCCTTCAAGGGTTGGACAACGTCGTTAGCTTCTACGACGACGTCATCGTTTTCGCCAAGAACTTCGACGAGCTGCTGCTGGCCCTAACCGCTACGATGGACAGGATGAAGCAAAACGGTCTGCGGCTCAACCGATCAAAATGTATCTTCGCTACGTCATCGCTCGAATGTTTGGGTCACCGCATCGATTGTCAAGGTCTACACAAATCGGACAAACACATCGAAGCCATTCGGGATGCCCCACGACCGGCTACTCCGGAGGATCTACAGCTGTTCTTAGGTAAGGCTACATACTATTCATCCTTCATTCCCAATCTATCTTCAAGAGCACGAAGTTTGCGCAACATGTTGCTTGCCGACCCGTTCGAATGGACACCCGAAGCAGACAGGGCCTACCGAGACTTGAAACAGGTTCTGGTCTCCCCGCAAGTCCTGATGCAATACGACCCAGCGCTGCCACTGATCCTAGCAACGGACGCCAGCAAGACTGGTCTCGGTGCCGTGTTGTCTCACCGTCTGAGCAACGGAACCGAGCGGCCGATCGCATACGCCAGCTGCACCATGTCTAACACCGAGCAACGGTACCCCCAAATCGACAAAGAGGCGCTCGCGATTGTGTGGGCGGTGAAGAAGTTCTTCCACTACCTGTATGCACGAAACTTCACGCTGATCACGGATCACAAGCCGCTGACGCAAATCCTGCACCCCGAGAAATCCCTCCCGACGCTGTGTATCAGTCGGATGGCAAACTACGCTGACTACCTGGCTCACTTCGACGTAGTGTATAAGCCGACGAGTCAGAACACGAACGCCGACTACTGTTCCCGGATCCCAAGCAAATCGACCCAATCGGACGTCAGTTGTCTTTCTCTTCACGAGGGAAGAAATATCGAGGACGAATTCGACCAGTTTGTCCTTCGCCAAGTTCAGCAGCTGCCAGTGCGAGCCGAACACATCGCACGTGAGACGCGAAAGGATCCCCACCTCGGAAAGATCGTCAAAGAGCTAGAGTTAGGTCGAAATCTGGCGCAGTCTGGGTACAAGGCCCCCGAAGCGAAATACTCCCTGGCTGCCAACTGTCTACTCTTCGAGCACCGTGTCGTCATACCAGCCACTCTCCGGGAAGCGATCCTAAACGACCTTCACGTGGCACACATCGGCGTCGTGAAAATGAAAGGGCTAGCTCGTTCGTATGTCTACTGGCCTGGTATAGATTCGGACATCGAGAAGACAGCAAAATCCTGCACCGAATGCGCACGACATGCCCCAGCACCCCCGAAGTTCAGCAGCCATCACTGGGAGTACCCAAACGGTCCCTGGGAGCGTATACACGTCGATTACGCTGGCCCAGTGGCGGGCGCAATGTTGCTTATCGTCGTCGACGCGTATAGCAAGTGGGTCGAAGTGAAAATCACCAACTCGACTACTGCTGCTGCCACAATCAATCTTCTCGATGGTTTATTCGCCGCCTACGGAGCTCCAGTGACGGTGGTGTCGGACAACGGTCCGCAATTCACTGCCGAAGAGTTCAAGTCGTTCCTCCAGCGCAGCGGGGTGAAGTACCACAAACTTTCCGCACCCTATCATCCGGCTACGAACGGTCAGGCCGAGCGCTATGTGCAAACAGTCAAGAAGGCACTGAAAGCGATGGGAACGACGAACCACACTCTGCAAGCCAACACTAACGAGTTCCTGCAGCAGTACCGCAAATCTCCTCACGCCGAAACCGGAGAATCACCAGCAAAGCTCTTCCTGGGTAGAAACATCCGAACACGACTGGATCTTCTGAGGCCGCAGGATGCCAGCAAGCGAGTGGGTGAAAAACAGCGAGCATCGTTCGATTCCACGTTCCGTTCCTTCACGCCGGGACAGCGAGTCTACTGCCTTTCTGGAAATGCCCGGATGGACAAGTGGATCCCCGGAATTGTTGCTGCTCGTCTGGGAGATTTGCACTACGAGATAGAGCACGAAG ATTAG
- the LOC115268585 gene encoding uncharacterized protein LOC115268585: MANAELMEALSAMIAQALRASIGNVVEQVNAGQQAGDAAAPSPKVPPFTMPQYRLSEETSVADYFNRFEWALQLSLIPEVQYANFARVHMGAELNNALKFLVTPREPSEIPYTELRTTLENHFDRRRNKFVESVKFRHIVQQKGESVSQFALRLKQGAAYCEYGEFLDRMLIEQLLHGLEARDICDEIIAKSPTTFKDAYDIAHALEATRNTAREINMGTSPPYPEAANKLGYEKPRTKKSQPRHRSPSFQQKQHDNKPRSASEEKPRARTYPNSAGGSSSCNGCGGQHLRSQCRFRDARCNVCNKKGHIARVCQSEKSKFHSSADQVQSRETPASEVDLVQLSGSQVSRCKCPSDPQRASRTSTSFPENPTLSSGANGSHTLWSRST, from the coding sequence ATGGCGAACGCCGAGCTCATGGAGGCGCTGTCTGCAATGATCGCGCAAGCCCTCCGAGCTTCCATCGGAAACGTCGTCGAACAAGTGAACGCAGGACAGCAAGCAGGAGACGCCGCCGCTCCATCGCCGAAAGTTCCACCGTTCACGATGCCCCAGTACCGCTTATCAGAGGAAACGTCCGTCGCCGATTATTTCAACCGGTTCGAGTGGGCGCTGCAGCTGAGTCTCATCCCGGAGGTCCAGTACGCGAACTTTGCCAGAGTCCATATGGGAGCAGAGCTCAATAACGCCTTGAAGTTTCTCGTCACCCCCCGTGAACCTTCCGAGATTCCCTACACGGAACTGCGCACCACCCTGGAGAACCATTTCGATCGCAGACGAAACAAGTTCGTCGAAAGTGTCAAGTTCCGGCACATCGTGCAGCAGAAAGGTGAGTCCGTCTCGCAGTTCGCCCTTCGGCTGAAGCAGGGTGCCGCCTACTGCGAATATGGCGAGTTTCTGGACCGGATGCTCATCGAACAGCTTCTGCACGGGCTGGAAGCGCGAGACATCTGTGATGAGATAATCGCGAAGAGCCCGACAACCTTCAAGGATGCGTACGACATCGCGCATGCCCTGGAAGCCACTCGAAACACTGCTAGAGAGATCAACATGGGAACATCGCCGCCATATCCGGAAGCAGCAAACAAGCTTGGCTACGAGAAGCCGAGAACGAAGAAATCACAACCTCGCCATCGATCGCCATCATTCCAGCAGAAACAGCACGACAACAAACCGAGGAGTGCGTCAGAAGAAAAGCCGCGGGCTAGAACTTACCCGAACAGTGCCGGTGGGTCGAGCTCGTGCAACGGATGTGGAGGACAGCACCTGCGGAGTCAGTGTCGGTTCCGCGACGCCAGGTGCAACGTCTGCAACAAGAAGGGCCACATCGCCAGGGTCTGCCAATCGGAGAAGTCGAAGTTCCACTCTTCTGCCGATCAGGTCCAGTCGCGAGAGACACCAGCTTCGGAAGTCGACCTAGTTCAACTGTCTGGGTCGCAAGTGTCCCGGTGCAAGTGTCCGTCGGATCCACAACGCGCAAGCCGAACCTCTACGTCGTTTCCGGAGAATCCGACTCTCTCTTCGGGCGCGAATGGATCGCACACTTTGTGGAGCAGATCAACATGA
- the LOC134290526 gene encoding uncharacterized protein LOC134290526, whose protein sequence is MVGVRTVAELLLPSQTLNFDELAGLYPHLKGLPISSYQEVRPRILIGMKDQHLSLVQKSREGALHEPIAVKTRLGWTVCGGGNRDTAANLTHSVFHICACNPSSDEDLHKMMKEYFTVDSLGVAHPKKRLLSTEEERAQTLLETRTTLKGNRYETGLLWRYDNVRLPDSFPMALRRLQCLKKRMDKDPQLAEALNNKIIDLVEKGYARKLTDNELVQNFPRTWYLPIFPVTNINKPGKIRMVWDAAAMVHGFSLNSALLKGPDQFCELFTILIQFREGRVALTGDVREMFLQVLMRPEDQQCQRFLWYDEDGTTSVYVLQVMTFGACCSPSSAQFVKNLNAERFKEEYPAAVEVIQKRHYVDDMLMSVADEEEAIQLAKQVKKVHAEGGFEIRNWISNSKRVVDELQEKPTDEKNLDLSPELATEKVLGMWWCTDSDMFTFKVGWDRYGRALLMGQRRPTKREMLRVLMSVFDPLGLIAQFLMFLKVVLQDVWRSGTGWDDQVSDVIFEKWQTWLQVLPNIEHVAIPRCYHSLRTAMSEDIQLHTFVDASENGIAAVCYIRFHKDGIVECNIVAAKTRVAPLKFLSIPRLELQAALIGARLARSVSEALSVQISHRFYWSDSQDVLFWIKSDHRRYSPFVAFRISEILELTEMTEWRYVPTDLNVADDGTKWKGLPDLQPQARWFNGPSFLYFSESHWPRSLERSNTADLELRPSLMAHFVAPEPIVQASDFSSWDRLIRVVAYVQRFPSNCRLKIQKKPIIDGPLSSDEMCSAESYLFRQTQLETYSDEIALLQRSQDNPLLSKTPLPKTSPFHQKSPWLDQNGVLRMRGRIANCDYATDEAKNPVILPRDHPTTNLIIAHYHRKYHHQNHETVINEIRQKYSVPRLRTTYAKVRNDCQRCKNARAIPRVPIMAELPSARLDAFARPFTHVGVDFFGPYEIAIGRRTEKRWGMLATCLTTRAIHIEVANSLNTGSCVMALRNFISRRGKPRTIYSDRGTNFIGANREMKEAEQSVDQERLMNEFIDADTRWEFLPPASPHMGGSWERLIGCVKKNLMAVLQTKKLTDEVFRNLLTEIENTVNSRPLTHVPLDDDSAPALTPNHFLLGSSNGVKPICTIDDSGDVLRQCWRLSQVQANRFWTRWVSDYLPEITRRSKWFTDTKPVQDNDVVLIVDPKLPRNCWPRGRIICTHPGRDGQPRSATVRTATGIYERPVAKLAVLDVRRVQK, encoded by the coding sequence ATGGTAGGAGTACGCACAGTTGCTGAATTACTGCTTCCATCGCAAACGCTCAACTTTGATGAGCTAGCTGGGTTATATCCGCATCTCAAGGGTTTGCCGATCAGCTCCTATCAAGAGGTCCGGCCGAGAATCCTCATCGGAATGAAGGATCAACAcctcagccttgttcagaaaagccgCGAGGGAGCGCTACATGAGCCAATCGCCGTTAAAACTCGGCTAGGATGGACTGTCTGCGGAGGAGGTAATCGAGACACAGCCGCCAACCTGACCCACTCGGTATTCCATATCTGCGCCTGCAACCCGTCCTCGGACGAGGATCTACATAAGATGATGAAGGAGTACTTCACAGTGGATAGCCTGGGAGTTGCACATCCGAAGAAACGTCTTCTCTCAACAGAAGAAGAGCGAGCGCAAACTCTTCTTGAGACACGAACAACGCTCAAAGGCAACCGTTATGAAACGGGACTGTTGTGGCGCTATGACAATGTTCGACTTCCGGACAGTTTTCCGATGGCCCTTCGACGGCTGCAGTGCCTTAAAAAGAGAATGGATAAGGATCCCCAGCTAGCGGAAGCACTCAATAACAAGATCATCGATCTCGTCGAAAAGGGTTACGCCAGGAAGCTAACCGATAACGAGCTTGTCCAAAACTTTCCCCGGACGTGGTACCTACCGATATTTCCCGTAACGAATATTAACAAGCCCGGGAAAATACGAATGGTGTGGGATGCTGCTGCGATGGTACATGGATTTTCACTCAATTCAGCGCTGCTTAAAGGACCCGATCAATTCTGCGAACTTTTCACCATACTGATCCAATTCCGTGAAGGTCGAGTTGCTCTAACTGGAGACGTACGGGAAATGTTTCTCCAAGTGCTAATGCGACCCGAAGACCAGCAGTGCCAACGATTTCTCTGGTACGATGAAGATGGAACAACCTCCGTCTACGTTCTGCAGGTGATGACCTTTGGAGCTTGCTGCTCTCCTAGTAGTGCCCAGTTCGTGAAGAACCTGAATGCTGAACGCTTCAAGGAAGAGTATCCAGCAGCCGTTGAAGTAATCCAAAAACGACACTACGTCGACGACATGTTAATGAGTGTTGCTGACGAAGAAGAGGCGATACAACTTGCCAAGCAGGTGAAGAAAGTGCACGCGGAAGGCGGCTTCGAGATCCGTAACTGGATAAGCAACTCTAAACGAGTGGTGGATGAATTGCAGGAGAAACCGACAGATGAAAAGAACCTCGATCTATCACCAGAGTTAGCCACAGAGAAGGTGCTTGGCATGTGGTGGTGTACCGACTCAGACATGTTCACCTTCAAGGTAGGATGGGACCGTTACGGACGAGCGTTATTGATGGGCCAACGTCGCCCGACAAAAAGGGAGATGCTGCGCGTGCTCATGTCTGTTTTCGACCCACTTGGGCTGATTGCGCAGTTCCTGATGTTTCTAAAAGTTGTGCTACAAGATGTCTGGCGCTCTGGAACTGGATGGGACGACCAAGTCAGCGACGTAATTTTCGAAAAATGGCAAACGTGGCTACAAGTCCTCCCTAACATCGAACATGTCGCTATTCCTCGGTGCTATCACAGCCTTCGTACTGCTATGAGCGAAGATATCCAGCTTCACACGTTCGTAGACGCGAGCGAAAATGGCATTGCCGCAGTCTGCTACATACGTTTCCACAAGGACGGCATCGTGGAATGCAACATTGTGGCCGCAAAGACCAGAGTCGCGCCGCTGAAATTCCTCTCCATCCCCAGACTAGAGCTTCAAGCAGCGTTAATCGGTGCGCGATTAGCGCGGTCGGTATCAGAAGCCCTCTCGGTTCAGATCTCTCATAGGTTTTACTGGTCGGACTCTCAAGATGTCCTGTTCTGGATCAAGTCTGATCATCGCCGGTACTCACCGTTTGTGGCCTTCCGGATAAGTGAAATTCTCGAGTTAACCGAAATGACTGAATGGAGATACGTTCCCACCGACTTGAACGTAGCGGATGACGGTACAAAATGGAAAGGTTTGCCAGATCTTCAACCACAAGCTAGATGGTTCAACGGCCCATCATTCCTTTATTTCTCTGAGAGTCACTGGCCTCGTTCGCTGGAGCGTTCAAACACTGCCGATCTGGAGCTCCGTCCGAGTTTGATGGCACACTTCGTCGCACCTGAACCGatagtgcaagccagcgatttctccagctgGGATCGGTTGATTAGAGTCGTCGCATACGTACAAAGGTTTCCCAGCAACTGCAGGTTGAAAATCCAGAAGAAGCCAATCATCGATGGCCCTCTCTCCAGCGATGAAATGTGCTCTGCCGAAAGCTACCTGTTTCGCCAGACCCAGCTGGAAACCTATTCTGATGAGATCGCCCTGCTGCAACGATCGCAGGATAATCCGTTGCTCTCCAAAACCCCCTTACCAAAAACAAGTCCGTTTCATCAAAAGTCACCATGGCTGGATCAAAATGGAGTATTGAGGATGCGTGGCCGCATTGCGAACTGTGACTATGCAACCGACGAAGCTAAAAATCCAGTTATACTTCCCCGTGACCACCCAACCACCAACTTGATAATTGCACATTACCACCGGAAATACCACCACCAAAATCATGAGACCGTAATCAATGAGATTCGTCAGAAATACAGTGTCCCGAGACTCCGCACAACGTATGCTAAAGTCCGAAACGATTGCCAACGCTGCAAGAACGCTCGGGCTATCCCACGGGTGCCGATCATGGCCGAATTACCCTCAGCCCGACTCGATGCATTTGCTCGCCCGTTCACTCACGTAGGCGTCGATTTCTTCGGACCTTACGAGATCGCCATCGGCCGCCGAACCGAAAAGCGTTGGGGTATGCTGGCTACCTGCCTCACAACCCGTGCAATCCATATTGAAGTTGCCAATTCTCTCAACACTGGATCGTGCGTGATGGCTTTGCGCAACTTTATCTCTCGAAGAGGCAAACCAAGGACAATCTACAGCGACCGAGGAACGAATTTCATAGGGGCAAACCGTGAAATGAAGGAAGCGGAGCAATCAGTCGACCAAGAAAGGCTCATGAATGAGTTCATCGACGCCGATACCAGATGGGAATTTCTTCCTCCTGCCTCGCCACACATGGGTGGCAGCTGGGAACGATTGATCGGCTGTGTGAAGAAAAACTTAATGGCAGTTCTTCAAACGAAAAAGTTAACGGACGAAGTTTTCCGGAACCTGTTAACCGAAATAGAAAATACGGTTAATTCTCGACCTCTGACACACGTCCCTCTGGACGATGACTCGGCTCCTGCATTGACACCCAACCACTTTCTACTTGGGTCATCGAACGGAGTAAAACCAATATGCACTATCGACGACAGCGGTGACGTTCTACGGCAGTGTTGGAGGCTGTCTCAAGTTCAGGCCAACCGGTTCTGGACAAGATGGGTAAGCGATTACTTACCCGAAATAACCCGACGCAGCAAATGGTTTACCGACACGAAGCCAGTACAGGATAACGACGTGGTGCTGATTGTAGATCCCAAACTGCCCCGGAATTGCTGGCCTAGGGGCAGAATCATCTGTACTCACCCAGGACGTGACGGTCAACCACGATCGGCAACGGTGAGGACTGCAACCGGTATCTACGAACGTCCGGTAGCCAAGCTAGCCGTGCTAGATGTACGGCGCGTTCAAAAGTAA